Proteins found in one Rhodobacteraceae bacterium D3-12 genomic segment:
- a CDS encoding c-type cytochrome — translation MDTMTSTKIIGAFCGALLVFMLGKWAADGLYSMGGGHGDDHAAAYVIEVEGGDSNDGPKEEGPTFEELLAAADVKKGSKVFSKCKACHKLEEGAHATGPSLHAVVGRAIGSTDFGGYSGSLGQAGEAWTPEVLDAFLASPKAAAPGTSMSFAGLKKAKDRANVIAYLQSLGG, via the coding sequence ATGGACACTATGACCTCCACCAAGATCATCGGCGCATTTTGCGGTGCGTTGCTGGTATTCATGCTGGGCAAATGGGCTGCGGACGGCCTGTATTCGATGGGCGGGGGCCATGGCGACGATCATGCAGCGGCCTATGTCATCGAAGTGGAAGGTGGCGACAGCAATGACGGACCCAAGGAAGAGGGCCCGACGTTTGAAGAATTGTTGGCCGCAGCCGATGTAAAGAAAGGCTCGAAAGTCTTTTCGAAGTGCAAGGCATGTCACAAGCTGGAAGAGGGCGCGCATGCGACCGGACCTTCGCTTCATGCTGTTGTAGGGCGCGCGATTGGCAGCACCGATTTCGGTGGCTATTCCGGCAGCCTTGGACAGGCGGGCGAGGCATGGACACCCGAAGTGCTTGACGCATTCCTGGCCAGCCCGAAAGCGGCGGCTCCGGGCACGTCGATGAGCTTTGCCGGGCTGAAGAAAGCCAAGGACCGCGCCAATGTGATTGCCTATCTTCAGTCGCTGGGCGGCTGA
- a CDS encoding prephenate dehydratase yields the protein MSNRIAFQGEPGAYSHEACRKARPDMEALPCNTFEDVIAAVRDGAADLAMLPVENTTYGRVADIHRLLPESGLHIVDEAFVRVQISLLGIPGTPLDQIHTVRAHMVLLPQSASFLRSHGITAHAAADSAGAAADLARLKTAGEGVLASDLAGEIYGLDVLARDIEDHGHNTTRFVIMSREPDTTRRGDLGMMTTFVFEVRNIPAALYKAMGGFATNGVNMTKLESYMVDGSFTATRFYADIDGHPDDADVKRALEELEYFTSYLDILGVYPANRER from the coding sequence ATGAGCAATCGAATCGCGTTTCAGGGGGAACCCGGCGCCTATTCGCACGAGGCCTGCCGCAAGGCCCGCCCCGATATGGAAGCCCTGCCCTGCAACACGTTTGAAGACGTGATCGCCGCTGTGCGCGATGGCGCGGCCGACCTCGCCATGCTGCCGGTCGAAAACACCACCTATGGCCGTGTTGCCGACATCCACCGCCTGTTGCCCGAAAGCGGCCTGCACATCGTCGATGAAGCCTTCGTGCGGGTGCAGATCTCCCTGCTTGGCATACCCGGCACGCCGCTCGACCAAATCCATACGGTGCGGGCGCATATGGTGCTGCTGCCGCAATCCGCCAGCTTCCTGCGCAGCCACGGAATCACCGCCCACGCCGCCGCCGACAGCGCCGGTGCCGCGGCCGATCTTGCCCGCCTGAAAACCGCAGGCGAAGGGGTGCTGGCCTCTGATCTTGCTGGCGAAATCTATGGTCTCGACGTGCTTGCCCGCGACATCGAAGACCACGGCCACAACACCACCCGCTTTGTCATCATGTCGCGCGAACCCGACACAACGCGCCGTGGCGATCTTGGCATGATGACCACCTTCGTTTTCGAAGTCCGCAACATTCCCGCCGCGCTTTACAAGGCGATGGGCGGTTTCGCCACCAATGGCGTCAACATGACCAAGCTGGAAAGCTACATGGTCGATGGCTCCTTCACCGCCACGCGATTCTATGCCGATATCGACGGCCACCCCGACGATGCCGATGTGAAGCGCGCCCTCGAAGA